The region atcagTTTCCAGCAAAGAATGTTATAAAAGTTTGTAAATAAGCACATCTTCACTGTTATGAGCACTAAAATTGCAATGTTACCGCCAAGCatacatttttcttctttggtaTTCATTGGACTAAATGATACTGCAGGTATTGGAAACTATGTTATTTTTGGCATcttatttaaaacataataatataataaggCATCTTGCACTCATTAAGCTCATATACACTTAGAATGCAGGATTAGATGATCAGGTTTTGGTTAAGGATTGTCTGAACCATGCAACTCTCATTCAACAAGACTTTATTTTCCACCAGATATATCTGAGGGCGGTGGCCTTCAATGCTAAAGTCTTTTTAGTAGATAAGCTTTTCATGAGCCCACAGAATTGATTCAATAAATAGTTCTAACCATGCAACAGACTATATTCTGCAATACTTTTCAAATAATTCTTGTAATCTAggaaaaacaagataaatatcCAGCATTTCACTGATATGCCAGATCAAATTTACTGCTTTTAGCATGCTTCACTTCATGCAGATTTCTGGAAAAATAGATGGCCATTCACCTTTCACAATGCTGTGTTGAACAGAGAGTGATTAACAAAGTGCATAAAAATCTGTATGTAGTATGATTAAAGAGAGTATTGCATGGCTACCTGGTTTTCTCAGTCAGTGGAGTATTGATAACAATCACATCACATTTTGGAAGCATAGCATCAAGATCTTCCTCAAATTTTGCTCCAATTTGTTTCTCCAGCTCTGGCTCCATCTTGAGCCGATCATGGTAGATGAGATTGCAATTAAAGGGTTTCAAACGCTGCAGCAGTCGCTTCCCAATGCGACCAGATCCAACAGTCCCAACTGTCTTCCCCTCAAGATCATATGCTCTGTGTGCAATAGCAGCAACATCCCACTCACCATTAATCACTTGATGATAACCAGGTAAGAAGTTGCGAACTAGAATGAGAATTCTCATGAGTTCATCCTCAGCGACAGATACAACATTGCTTCCAGTAACTTCAGCTACAGTCAATCCAGCATTAGCTGCTGCATTCAGATCAATGTGGTCAGAACCAATCCCAGCAGTGAGAAGAAGTTCTAGATTCTTAGCCTTCTTGATCCTCTCTGCCGTCACATAGGCCGGATGGAATGGTGTGGTTATCAAGACATGCATGTCAGAAATATGCTTCTCAAGTTCtgctcaagaaaaacacaggtattatcaatttcaaaacaagaaaaacacatgaatATTATGCAAAGATCGGTATAATAAGATATTTAGTAGAGAGTGGAGAGAATAACACATATATGCTTAATAACAGTAGTTATGAACAAGCATACacataaaagagaaaatatttCCGAACAACTGATAGAAATGCGCATATGATTGCTCAAGAAGTAAATTAcaacagattaaaaaaatatatatatacatgtccaCTGATAGTATCACTAAAGAGAGCATGAAATAGTTCAAAATTTACAGAGAAATAAAATGGAACAAACCACAATTTGGGCCTTCTTTATCATCAGTAACAATGTATTTATGGCCTTGAGATTCCAACCATTCCCGAATGCCCAACCCTCTTTCCACGCACCCTACAAAGTTGGGATTTTTCTCTGCGTGCTCCCTAGCTTTGTAGAATACCCCCACAATCTTCTTGCTTCCTGGAGTTGCCTGATTTTAGATTCACAAAGATCAATTAGCTATGAATTAACTAACAATAAACAtctaacaaaatcaactaaaaagAAACTTTCTTATTctaatcaataaaagaaaaaaaaaaacaacaacaacaactataaatacaaaaatcccTTGATTCAAAACACAAATACTGTGTAATACTCTGATGATAAATCATCCGAtccttgaataaaaaatactctGAAACCAAATAACAATAAGAAACAAGCATGTGATAAGCAAAAGCAACCAAGCAAGCTGATAAATTACATcaataaaccaaatcaaacactTCAAAAGTGATGAAAAAGATACAATCTTTGAGTCGAAAGATGAAAAAGGAGATCAAGAGAATTAGATTTACATGGAGCTGCCTGGATTGGCAAGACCTAGATCCCAGAGTTCGGATCGCACTCTCTGCCACCTTTCGCATTGCCATTTCGATGACTGCTGAAGAGGAGATGGAGACGAAGAAGACTGAACGGAAAGCAATGCTTGTGGGAACGGACAAGTGGCACTGGGTTGAAGGAATAAGACAAAAAGCAGGGAcctttattaaattattattacatattaGAATTAtccaaaaacatatttttattattttctatttttttaaaaaaatataagataaatcaAGATGAGCTACTGAAGTCACAAGAGAGTCACGTGATACTACGGATTACAGCCCGAGGAAAATTTTGAGCCTGAAAATAATTGTGCCCCAGTGGTTATTCAAATTTCTAATCTTGAACAATTTACTGGTTATGAACTTTTTCAGACAAGAAATTCAATCAAAAGAGTCAACTTTCAAGGGAACATTTGGATTGTTTTTGACCAAAAgtgctctttttttctttaactgTGTTTTTAGAAAGATTTTTATCTAGAAGCAGAAAAGTTTTGCGCTCTGTTGTGGcatttaaatttacattttcAACGTTATATGAAATGCTtggaaaatatataatacataaaagaaacaagtagaaaatatgaaggaggttgagTTTGAACGTTAAAGCTAATAATTccattaaaatttcaaaatgtctttctctttgattttgcttttcagttagtaccaaaaaaaaaaatccaaaccaaAGCTTCAAACTCCAGAGAAAAATAATCCATCAATGAAAATGTTCTCCTGCAAAtcaaaaaatcaaaccaaataaatgCCCGGCTTCATTAGCTTGTTAATTGTAAGAGCCACAGAGAGAGGGAATACAAACAAGAAAGTCAATGGCATACAAATGTGAAAATATCCtaaaaaatctatataacaTTTGGTTACATGCAATTCACAAAAATGACCAAGAAGGGCAAGTGATCTTACTCTAATTGAAAAAATTGACCACTTCTAAAAGTGAATGTGGTGGCGCTATTGCAAATATTTTCACAGGATATACATTCATGCAAACATGtacaaacaaatgaaaacaagTCCTTTGAGGAACTTGTGATGAAGTAGACCCAAATCTACTTGAAGAACAGACCTCGCTTCCTTCCTTTCCTTTTCTCCACAGCCTGAAACCAAATATTTAGGCTGTCATGTATGAACGTTGGTACTCATCATCAGAATGCGGGCATATAAGTATCATATCTGACAGGTAAAACAAAGcagtaacaaatatatatatatatatatatatacacacgtatATATCTTGCTCACCTTCATATGATCGAcatttatgatatatatgaattagatgtaatttttttcacagATTATCTACAGTCAAAATCGAAATTGCTGAACTTCAAAAGCCATAAAATATTGTCGTCTGAGGGATTTGGGCTACTAACTAGAGGCAGCATAGCTTCGGAGCTAATTAAGCATTATTCGGTGCTTTGTCTGTAAATGGCCTAAAGTACACAAACGAACCGTGTGTTCCAGACTTCTAGGTGTTGTagcttcaaaataataaaaattgactTTTGCATAGAAATGATGTGATTGAGCAGATAATGAGGCATTGAACTACTTTTGAAGGGGAGACAGTAATTGACCCAGGATATAAAATGGAGAATAAACagtaatgcaaaaaaaaaggtcaagaataaaattcttCTGCAAGAGGAAGCTGAAAATAGTTCTTCCGTCACATGGCAAATATCAGAATAATCACAGGAATGATTTAAGTGTGATTTCAAACAGTACCCTCATTTTTAGCATTCTCATGGTGAGGACAATTGTATCTCTTGACCTGCAAAATTAGATAGAAACATAAGAAGACAGTTTTAAATCCAGAAACCATGACAGAAATGCCCATCAATTGATAACTTTCGAATAGCTTGGGTATTATATTATCAATAAGCCCATTATCAGTCAGTTATGCATAACTATGTCAACCCTGATAGTACAGAACTTAGTAGGAGATTAACAAGCCACTTACACGCCAGTTTCAACAGCCTTTAACAGATACTCCCCACCAGGAGAACTAATTGCAAATTCATTGGCTTGTCCGAATGGAATTGTTATCTGCAAGAGTAAATTATATGAGATATTTGGCCGTCTCATAAACAAATTTAAGTTAAAGATGCATATCATGCATAAAGAACAAACCAGTATTTCTATATAGAGGAACAAATATGTacttacaatcaaagaaaatttttcttgaatgtaATTAATAAGGTTGTTTCCACAGAATACTGGCCATATGTACAGGTCTAAGACTTAATTGAGAGAAAACCATATCTCCTAATATTAGTGTTTAGGACATTTCAGTTGTTCAATCACCTAGACAGTCATTATCATCTTCTGACATGAAACAAGCAACACATTGCCTAAAGAGACAGAAGCATATTTGATTCATCTCTTGCTGATTCTTCAACACTCCAAAGGTAGTCAACATTTCCCCTCCTAAACAAACTTCCTACGAACTATTTGCTAAAGTTAGTTATGCTTAAATTTTAAACACATTAATGATTTCTTGTCAGTACAAATTCTATTATCTATGTAAGGCATGCTCTCACCAAAGTTAAATCTTAGGCACTTGTTTGGTCCACAAACCATGAGGATGTCAATTCTTGCTTGTAGTAGTTAGTATTGTTACACTCAAGTGGCACCACCAGAAAGGCTCTTTCACCAATTAATGATATAGATTTGCTCCCCTTCTCAAAGCTTCATTCTTCAATTGttaataatcaatatatatgaTCCTAAAACCTTGTTCAGGTTTGAGTATATCATTTTataatcttcaaaaaaaaactGAACTACGAATTTAGcaagcaaagaaaacaaagatgcAAGCATTCAGAATTATCAGAATAGAAAAACCTACAGCAACGGCTGGTTGAAATTTCTCCTCCACCACAACCCCTCGTGGTCCATTGCGCTTTATACTGTAAGCATCCCTCTTAATTGCCAATGTAGCAGGCTCCCAAATATCTAGAGCTCCAGCCTGACAATGTTAATGTATTCATGCCAATAAGAGTTACACGTTTAAGTATCAGTCATTGCCAAAAATTTGTATTGctaaaatatgacaaaaagCATTTTGTTTGGGTGAAGGATAGCAGAAGGCATACTGATATCAATACTTCAAATGATGCATGAAAAGCACGGTAGGCTCTCTCAACTTGATCTTTCATTTCGGCATCTGTACCCAGATGAAATAAAAATGTGAACTTGTAGTACAGAATCATGCAAAAATGGTCACTAAGTAGAATCATGATACAAATTTAGAAACAGTTCAACAGAATGCAGAGTAAACCCTCAACTTCAACTCACAAGCATCAAGCAGTAAgaaatttatacataaaaaaaaaaaaccatgaagcTTACCACATGTTATTCTTCTCCCATCATTAGCAAGAACCATAACAAGTTCTCCCTGCAAATAAAATTGTGAGACAACACTAGATAATAAAATGCATCTTCCTCTCCCCAAGTTCTGTTGTATTCTTTATCTCTCATGTGAAGTGGTTGCAAACTAATTTAAGATAGTGTGCTGGAGATCATGTATTTATGTTGCATCCCCAATATCCTTGACAACCTAGCATACCTTCCGCTTCCTGTTATCCAGAGGCTGAACTTCAATGGCAAGtacagtatcaacatcatcagCAGTAACAAGATATTTGGGTTGCTTTGCTCCTGTTACCACAAAAATTGATGAGTTTCAATATCTATCAGGATAACAGCAGTGAAAGGTGTAGCCAAGTCAAAAAGGAATAGGGAAGGGAGCATACCCTCGATATAATTCGGAGCTCCATTTTCTAAATAGCGTACCCACTACAAGTTAAGAAATGAGCAAGAGGAATCACTATAGGGGAGATAAAAAGAGAGCATAAACATATATCCATGTTAAGAAATAAACACATGCTAGAAGTATAAACCTTCAAATGCACTAGTGACCAAATTACTACACTATTCGAGCCTGAATCAAATGATGAAATTCAGAAACATATACCTCAAAATTACAGCTGGTAGTACCATTGATTGAATACCCACATGCTTGGAGTTCTCTGCCTGGGAAAGGGTCACCAGCAATTTGAAGGCCATCTATTCCAGGCAAAGGTTCATCTTCTGCAGCTGCACCATAATGCAAGATGATAGAACAATAAGCATACACCAAGGGTTGCTCAAAGTAATTAAAGACCTCAAGCCACATTTTAAATGGAACCTCtaatttattcaataaaactaatttatttaaatttatttttaacaaggCATATGAGACATTTGTTAATCATTCTACAAGCCACTAGGACTCGTCATCGCGTATGATcaatagatatattttaaatttgaaagcaAAAACTCAAAACTAAAGATAGAGCAACaatataaatgaattaaaaaaaaaaaactatttctttataattataaaaatgaatgtTAGATTAGTAGTTAACGACTTTTGAATTAGACTTTAAAGAGtatatgggaaaaaaataaagaattttaaaaagttagttGACAGAAGGTATGGAATTAAATAggcattaaattaaatatttaatcccTTAATTTActattctaaattttaaaaagttggtttaaatttattattaacaagTTGTAAAgcttaaaattaataatgaagcATCCGAAATTAGGAGGTCTAAAACAATTGCTTTAGTAACCTTACCCTGGAGCTCCCCTGTGGGAGATTGTCAAATGGCACTCTAGAATGCTcacaatttttgatattatagaTAGCTTAATACCttcagaaaatgaagaaccgggcTCCTCAAGTACAGGTGGCAGATAAGGATAAGAAGAATTGCCATCATCAGGCGCAGGTATGTTTCCAGAACCCCAATAGCCGGATGTTTCCCTACCATGCGGAAATGCAACAGCATCAGAGTCATCAACCACGTTTCCTGGAGTAAATTCCTTGAAAGATGGAGTCTGATTCTGGGATTCAGCACTATGATGCACAACACCTTGATTTACTCCAGTTGATGTATCTTGTGTCATGGAAGTCCTGCAAATATAAGAAGAATTGAGATGAGATCAAACATAAATGTGAGAAATAACTGGTTTCCCAGAAGTCAGCATGCAGGCTTAGGCAAACTCAAGGACATCAGCATGTTTGCAAACCACCCTTAAATACTAACACATATTTCACGAATACATGCCCTATGGAACATAAACAATGATTTTGCGAGTAGAAATATTGATGTGGATAGGCTAGGCAATTGCACTCAGCATTTCTATGCAATCACACCTCAAACTCAAATGTAGCATTGAACTAAGAAAACTAAGAATCATTCACTGATTTCCTATGGagattcatttatttttgtagagaCCAGAGATCTAATCTGAACAAAGTTtgatttcaaatataataggatGTATTTAAACTAGAACTTATTTAGACTTCTAGACTTGTTGATAAACTCAgctcataataaaatttaagaaaaaaccaCCAGATTTGGCACACACATGTAGGCCAAAAACTGAAATTACCAAACTCTGAATatctaaaaatatgatttttattcttaGACGACTTCTAAACCTAAATCATGTCAAATAATAATGGTGACCAAGTTCCTCATCATGTAGGAACTAAGAAAACTTTCAGTTGGCAGGCATCCACGATTTAAAAAAGGTGCTTGTTTTAGGCAAGACCACAGAATCATGATACTAGTGAATTAGGCACTGCAAAAGGTCATAAATAACTAGGAACAGCTTTAGAAAGTGAAATGGTGGAAAccaagaaattttattttcaaaatacatgtTATCAAGATTCATTAAATATTCACAggaataaaacaaagaaatgctTGTGCCTCAAACACTGTAAATTAGCAGCAATAAAAGGTCAAAATAGCAAGAATTAAAGGGGTAAAAAAAGTATAACAGCAAGCTCACTCCAAACCAAACAATCCCCCACAAAAAAAGGGAGTTGGGAAGCATATTGTCATGGTTATAtacatgcttatatatatatatatatatagcaatatGTGGGAATTTTAGAAATAGAGCAATTGCCAAAGAATATGATTGATCATGGTAGCCATATATATATGGTCTCAGATTGACCAAGATTACCTGCTAACAGTGGGAGTACTCCTATCTAAGTTTTCGCGGTCTAGATTATTCATGGCAACCCTACTTGGAGCAGCATGATGACTTTGGTTGGCTAAAGTCTCCCAGTCAACCCTTGTTTGAAGGTTGGAAGGAGAAGAAACCGGAGACTGCCCATGAGAATATGGTGCTTGAGGTACAATTTCTAGGGCATTTTTGCTCtgaaataaacataatacaTTAGAGATAACTACAATAGACTAAACTGAAAAAATTTTGACTGTAGTATTACCAAAGGAGCACGGGGTGTAGCAGGAAGATGGGAAGGTGACTGCGGAGGGAAGCTTGTGTTGTTTGATATTTCCGGATGCCATGGAGCCACCTGGTATTGGGATTCTCTTAACTTCTCCTGCAACATCCAAGATTACAGAACAAAAGGGAacttaaaaattatgaatagcTTCCACACAACTCACGCAGCAATGATGACGTCAACAAGAAAAATATGGTAAATATCAAACTTAATACTTCCATTTACAACAAGAGAAAAATAGTATAACCACACCAGAACACCTCAACTCAAAATGCATACCTCGGTAGTGAATAGTCTTTCCTgaagatgtttaaacaaaatcTGCAAGAAAGAAATGTACAAAGAGAGGGGATGGAATGGTCTaataaaagttataattaaATAGGAAGAATGACGACAGAGTGACGAATTCAGTATAACAAAGGAGAAAGCAACCTTTAAACTACTAACAATAGATTGAGCATCTATGATAGATGGCTGGAGACTGTATTCTTCAAGCAGAGGCATCAAGGAAGAAACAAAAGTTCTTCTTTCGTCTTGTGCTGCCTGTAATAGCAATAATTTATAATCAGTAATGTCATGCTGATATGCAGTAAAGACTGTAATGAAGAAGCAATTCCTAAATATGAACTACCTGCTGTTAGTAACAAGTATACCCAAGGTCAAGAAAAGTACCAATTACTATTTAAAGCCTTGCTTAAGAAACCGAGATGACATCAATCAAGTTAGTCACTTCAGTATCAACAATGAAAGTCAATTTTTCACACGAGAAAAGGTCCTGGCTCACATAGTATAAGGCAGGATGCAACAGCTGACATGAGATGTCAAATTTATTCCTTATTGAAAAAAGAGAATGGCatcatgaaaatttttcttaaatgcAAATTGACCAAAAAGTCAGTACAAACTTCTGTAGGAATTATACTAACAACAACACAGTCAAAATAGATTTGAGTGACACTAATTCATAATCAGGGGCAAAAAATTCAAGTGAATTCATAGATAGAAATAATACTTGCAACGCATATGAAAGACGGACATTCTCCTCCATTATATCCTGTCTGTACGAAAGAGATTTTGATGCTGCCTCAACCAAGTCCTGTTGCTGCCGGTCAAATGCCTGTGGCCAACATTTCATCTAAATACATTGTTTGTTAACTAACAATACCAGTATAAAGCAATTCTTGCTTACCGCACGCATATATGCAATGCGTTTTTCTAGAACACATTTCTCGCCACGTATTTGCTCCTCCTAAAAGATTAACAGCACAGACTTTGGGTCTCAAAAGTAGCACATGTAATTAGATAAGATAAATACTGATCTTCAGCTGTGCTTTTCCTACCTTCACAGAATAAGCAGCAAGATGCTTCCTTAACTGAAGAATTTCTTCTTCGCGCTCCCTCACCTTGTTAGCAAGATCCTGAACCAAAGGTAAGCTTTTCCAACAAGCAAATCATGAAAGCCTACAATCAACTATTAATGGGCATTACCTGCTTCAGAAGAACATTTGAGTTAACATCTGATACAGGCAATAGTCGATGACCAGGCAAAGTAA is a window of Dioscorea cayenensis subsp. rotundata cultivar TDr96_F1 chromosome 5, TDr96_F1_v2_PseudoChromosome.rev07_lg8_w22 25.fasta, whole genome shotgun sequence DNA encoding:
- the LOC120261415 gene encoding uncharacterized protein LOC120261415 isoform X3 — protein: MGAFDTISGGGLSYSQDRLPAWAIAVDGASAPIGNLSDQFLALDVGGSSKDHLIQVMKAVEDAEAMIGLQVEENKQLKDELMRKEKELEQYKLVSTSVKLPSNIPIDEHDVGRYKTGAQASEAPSLPPSSGDILYSERINVDGTLKSFSGLRTGSENSNLSQLAGSSSRSFSPNRHQGEGEYDSRITLPGHRLLPVSDVNSNVLLKQDLANKVREREEEILQLRKHLAAYSVKEEQIRGEKCVLEKRIAYMRAAFDRQQQDLVEAASKSLSYRQDIMEENVRLSYALQAAQDERRTFVSSLMPLLEEYSLQPSIIDAQSIVSSLKILFKHLQERLFTTEEKLRESQYQVAPWHPEISNNTSFPPQSPSHLPATPRAPLSKNALEIVPQAPYSHGQSPVSSPSNLQTRVDWETLANQSHHAAPSRVAMNNLDRENLDRSTPTVSRTSMTQDTSTGVNQGVVHHSAESQNQTPSFKEFTPGNVVDDSDAVAFPHGRETSGYWGSGNIPAPDDGNSSYPYLPPVLEEPGSSFSEAAEDEPLPGIDGLQIAGDPFPGRELQACGYSINGTTSCNFEWVRYLENGAPNYIEGAKQPKYLVTADDVDTVLAIEVQPLDNRKRKGELVMVLANDGRRITCDAEMKDQVERAYRAFHASFEVLISAGALDIWEPATLAIKRDAYSIKRNGPRGVVVEEKFQPAVAITIPFGQANEFAISSPGGEYLLKAVETGVSRDTIVLTMRMLKMRAVEKRKGRKRGLFFK
- the LOC120261415 gene encoding uncharacterized protein LOC120261415 isoform X1; this encodes MGAFDTISGGGLSYSQDRLPAWAIAVDGASAPIGNLSDQFLALDVGGSSKDHLIQVMKAVEDAEAMIGLQVEENKQLKDELMRKEKELEQYKLVSTSVKLPSNIPIDEHDVGRYKVHQSTSVIGNESDGFRWAGNGSLADPYGALNFCQTGAQASEAPSLPPSSGDILYSERINVDGTLKSFSGLRTGSENSNLSQLAGSSSRSFSPNRHQGEGEYDSRITLPGHRLLPVSDVNSNVLLKQDLANKVREREEEILQLRKHLAAYSVKEEQIRGEKCVLEKRIAYMRAAFDRQQQDLVEAASKSLSYRQDIMEENVRLSYALQAAQDERRTFVSSLMPLLEEYSLQPSIIDAQSIVSSLKILFKHLQERLFTTEEKLRESQYQVAPWHPEISNNTSFPPQSPSHLPATPRAPLSKNALEIVPQAPYSHGQSPVSSPSNLQTRVDWETLANQSHHAAPSRVAMNNLDRENLDRSTPTVSRTSMTQDTSTGVNQGVVHHSAESQNQTPSFKEFTPGNVVDDSDAVAFPHGRETSGYWGSGNIPAPDDGNSSYPYLPPVLEEPGSSFSEAAEDEPLPGIDGLQIAGDPFPGRELQACGYSINGTTSCNFEWVRYLENGAPNYIEGAKQPKYLVTADDVDTVLAIEVQPLDNRKRKGELVMVLANDGRRITCDAEMKDQVERAYRAFHASFEVLISAGALDIWEPATLAIKRDAYSIKRNGPRGVVVEEKFQPAVAITIPFGQANEFAISSPGGEYLLKAVETGVSRDTIVLTMRMLKMRAVEKRKGRKRGLFFK
- the LOC120262408 gene encoding formate dehydrogenase, mitochondrial-like; this encodes MAMRKVAESAIRTLGSRSCQSRQLHATPGSKKIVGVFYKAREHAEKNPNFVGCVERGLGIREWLESQGHKYIVTDDKEGPNCELEKHISDMHVLITTPFHPAYVTAERIKKAKNLELLLTAGIGSDHIDLNAAANAGLTVAEVTGSNVVSVAEDELMRILILVRNFLPGYHQVINGEWDVAAIAHRAYDLEGKTVGTVGSGRIGKRLLQRLKPFNCNLIYHDRLKMEPELEKQIGAKFEEDLDAMLPKCDVIVINTPLTEKTRGLFDKERIAKCKKGAVIVNNARGAIMDTQAVADACSSGHIAGYSGDVWYPQPAPKDHPWRYMPNQAMTPHISGTTIDAQLRYAAGVKDMLDRYFKGEDFPSQNYIVKEGKLASQYL
- the LOC120261415 gene encoding uncharacterized protein LOC120261415 isoform X2 — its product is MGAFDTISGGGLSYSQDRLPAWAIAVDGASAPIGNLSDQFLALDVGGSSKDHLIQVMKAVEDAEAMIGLQVEENKQLKDELMRKEKELEQYKLVSTSVKLPSNIPIDEHDVGRYKVHQSTSVIGNESDGFRWAGNGSLADPYGALNFCQTGAQASEAPSLPPSSGDILYSERINVDGTLKSFSGLRTGSENSNLSQLAGSSSRSFSPNRHQGEGEYDSRITLPGHRLLPVSDVNSNVLLKQVREREEEILQLRKHLAAYSVKEEQIRGEKCVLEKRIAYMRAAFDRQQQDLVEAASKSLSYRQDIMEENVRLSYALQAAQDERRTFVSSLMPLLEEYSLQPSIIDAQSIVSSLKILFKHLQERLFTTEEKLRESQYQVAPWHPEISNNTSFPPQSPSHLPATPRAPLSKNALEIVPQAPYSHGQSPVSSPSNLQTRVDWETLANQSHHAAPSRVAMNNLDRENLDRSTPTVSRTSMTQDTSTGVNQGVVHHSAESQNQTPSFKEFTPGNVVDDSDAVAFPHGRETSGYWGSGNIPAPDDGNSSYPYLPPVLEEPGSSFSEAAEDEPLPGIDGLQIAGDPFPGRELQACGYSINGTTSCNFEWVRYLENGAPNYIEGAKQPKYLVTADDVDTVLAIEVQPLDNRKRKGELVMVLANDGRRITCDAEMKDQVERAYRAFHASFEVLISAGALDIWEPATLAIKRDAYSIKRNGPRGVVVEEKFQPAVAITIPFGQANEFAISSPGGEYLLKAVETGVSRDTIVLTMRMLKMRAVEKRKGRKRGLFFK